Within the Bradyrhizobium ottawaense genome, the region GCGGCGCCGGCGAGAACACCTGAACGTCGGCGTCCGGAAAGCCGCCGGCGCGCAGCCGTGCGGCCATGGCTTCGGCGGCCTTTGCGGTGTCGCCGGTCGCCGTCACGGTGTTGATCTCGATCAGCTCCTTGTAGATGTCGAGCGCCCGCTGCTGGTTGGGGTTCAGGCTCTCGGCGGCGGCCGGGCTTGATATCGCCAGGGCTGCTGACATCAGCATCGCTGCTGCCAGGTGAGGGGATTTGAAATTCGAACTCGTCAACAGGCGCATCGGTTTCATCCTCTATTTCGAGTCCTTGGCAGCCGTGACTTCAATCTCGACCAGAAATCCGGGATTGGCCAGCGCTGCGACGCCGACGACGGAGCGGACGGGAAGGTTGGGCTGAGCGCCGCCGAAAAACTGCGTGTAACCCTCCATGAAGGCCTTGAAGTCCATCGGCGCCCGGGCGTCGTGCACCAGGAACACCTGCATCTTGACGACATCGGCCATGCCGAACCCCTGGCCCTCAAGGATCTGCTTGATCCGGTTGAGCACGCCGACGGTCTGCGTTTTGGTGTCGCCATAAGCCTGCGGACTGGTGGCTTCGACATCCTTGTTGATGACGGGCGGCACCTGGCCGCTCACATACAAAGTGACGGCGTCACCGGAGACCTTCACCGCCTGGGCGATCGGGAACGTCGAATTCGGAATCGGGTACCGCACGACTTCGGCGTGGACGACGTTCGAGCCGAGCAGCAACGCGGTCAGCGCCAGCATTCCCTTTTTCATCTTCGTCTCCCATGTGGCCGATCAAGGCCTGATACGTTTGACGTCGTCGGCGGTGACGGCGTCGTTATACTGATTGCCGAAATGCGTGCGCAGATAGTTGACGACGGCGGCGACCTGGTCGTCGCTCATCATCGCGCCGACCGGCGGCATCGCCTTCTGGCCCCGGACGACGACGTAGACCGGATAACCGCCCGCCTCGAGATTGCTGTCTTTCGACAGCGAGGGATAGGTGCCCGCGCCGGCGGCGCCGTGACCGTCCGGCATGTGGCAACCCTGACAGGCGCTGGCGAACAGATCCTCTCCGGTCTGCTCGGTAAACCGGAAGCCGGTGCTCAGCGACGCCAGCGGCCGCGAACGCGCTTCTTCATCCGCATGCGCCGCTGATGACGCCAGCGACGTCACCATCAGGCCTGTGGCTGCTAGCAAGCGCTTCAATCTCGTTGGCTGGATCAGGCGGGAGGGCATCGCTTCACCTCCGGACGACGCGTTCGTGCAGCCGCGTGATGGCGTCGAGCGACGACAAGATCGCGCCTTCCTGCCATGCCGGAATGTAGGAAGCGTGCTCGCCGGCCAGCACGATCCTGCCGTCGATCTGGCAGAGGTTGTCGTAGTGTTCGGCCCGCGCTTTCTCGGTCCAGCTTCCCGCGCACCCCAACGTGAAGGGAACCCGGTGCCAGGCCACGGCGATTCCGTTTTCGAATTCGGCGCGGTATTGCGGGTGAATGCGGGAGCCGAATTCGACGGCGCGCGCGATCCGGTCTGCCGGCGCCATCGAGGTGAATTCATAGGAATTGGCGCCCTCATAGACATAGGCGCCGAGCAGCACGCCGCGGCCGCTGCGATTGAATCCGCTGCTCGGATAGGAGATCTGCCGGATCGGCAAATCCGTGTAGCTGATGCCGCCGTAGATCGACTCATCCTCTTCCCAGAACCTGCGCTTGAATTGCAGACCGATCTTGACGGACGAGGAGTAGGGGACCGCATCGATCGCTGCCTTCATGCGCGGACCGACCTGGATATTGATCTGGCTCAGGATCGACAACGGAATCGTGCACACGCACCAATCCGCCGTCGCGGTCTGCTGCGCTGACGGCGCTTTTGAATTCACAAAATTGACGGTGACGCCGCCGTCGCTTTGTTGAATCCGGGTAACCTTTGCATCGAACTGAATGAGATCCCCGACCTCTCGCGCGAACGCCTTGCCGATCATGTCCATGCCGCCGACCGGCTGAAACATGGTGGTCTGAAATTCATGCAGAGAGAAATTTCGCAAGTAACCCCAAAGCCTGGATTTCAGGATATCCTGGAGCTTGATGACCTCGCCGGCGACCGGCGCCGCACCGAGCCCGCCGCCGGGATCCTTGGCATAGCCGCGATAAGCCGCTGAAATCAGATTGGCCTGGTAGGCATAGTTCTTGTCCAGCGCGCCCCAGGACCGCAGCGCCTGCAGCAAGATCTCCTTGTCTTCAACCGTCACCGCTTCGTCGAGCTTGCCTTGCTGCGTCGTCTTGGCGAGCAGTTCCGACACATGGCCCTGAAAATCGGTCTTGATGTCGCGAATGCGCTGCGGCTTGCCCGCGAACGCCGTCGAGGCGTGGAGCAGGGCGTTGTGATTGAGCTGGATGAAGGGTTCGAGCGCGACGCCGAGCCGTTTGCAGTAATCCAGCAGAGCGCGGTGATGATACGGAATCCGCCATGGCCCCGGATTGAGATAGAGCCCGTCTTCGAAGCCGCAGGCCTGCGTTGCGCCGCCGAGTTCGGTGAAGCTGTCGCCACCGCGCAAGCTCCAGTTGCGACCACCCGGGCGGGTGTTGAACTCCAGCACCTGGACCTTGTAGCCGGCGGCGCGCAACTCGAGCGCGGCCGTCATGCCCGCCAGACCCGCGCCGAGCACCAGCACGGACGCGCCTTTGGTGTCGCCCGCGAGCTTGATCGGCCCTTTGTAGTTGGTTTCTGATGCGAAGCCGAGGCTGGTCATCGCCTGGTACATCGCCGCACTGCCGGCGACCGACCCCACAAGCGACAGCAGATCGCGCCGGCTTACTGTCGTCTCGCTCTCGTTCGGCATGGCCAGCCTGGTCTCGTGCAAAGCGCTCCCTGCCGGCGCTCTCCGGATTGAACAGATAGGAACTGGCTTGCGCCCGTGCAAACCGCCTGGCGACGTTTTCGGTGAACGATGGGGTTGCCAGAAATCAAAACGGAGGCCGTGAGGCCTCCGTTTCTTATTCTGTCATCAGCCTGGAGCCTTATCCCAGCCGTCCCGCCGCATG harbors:
- a CDS encoding flavin monoamine oxidase family protein, coding for MPNESETTVSRRDLLSLVGSVAGSAAMYQAMTSLGFASETNYKGPIKLAGDTKGASVLVLGAGLAGMTAALELRAAGYKVQVLEFNTRPGGRNWSLRGGDSFTELGGATQACGFEDGLYLNPGPWRIPYHHRALLDYCKRLGVALEPFIQLNHNALLHASTAFAGKPQRIRDIKTDFQGHVSELLAKTTQQGKLDEAVTVEDKEILLQALRSWGALDKNYAYQANLISAAYRGYAKDPGGGLGAAPVAGEVIKLQDILKSRLWGYLRNFSLHEFQTTMFQPVGGMDMIGKAFAREVGDLIQFDAKVTRIQQSDGGVTVNFVNSKAPSAQQTATADWCVCTIPLSILSQINIQVGPRMKAAIDAVPYSSSVKIGLQFKRRFWEEDESIYGGISYTDLPIRQISYPSSGFNRSGRGVLLGAYVYEGANSYEFTSMAPADRIARAVEFGSRIHPQYRAEFENGIAVAWHRVPFTLGCAGSWTEKARAEHYDNLCQIDGRIVLAGEHASYIPAWQEGAILSSLDAITRLHERVVRR
- a CDS encoding RidA family protein yields the protein MKKGMLALTALLLGSNVVHAEVVRYPIPNSTFPIAQAVKVSGDAVTLYVSGQVPPVINKDVEATSPQAYGDTKTQTVGVLNRIKQILEGQGFGMADVVKMQVFLVHDARAPMDFKAFMEGYTQFFGGAQPNLPVRSVVGVAALANPGFLVEIEVTAAKDSK
- a CDS encoding c-type cytochrome, whose protein sequence is MLAATGLMVTSLASSAAHADEEARSRPLASLSTGFRFTEQTGEDLFASACQGCHMPDGHGAAGAGTYPSLSKDSNLEAGGYPVYVVVRGQKAMPPVGAMMSDDQVAAVVNYLRTHFGNQYNDAVTADDVKRIRP